In Helianthus annuus cultivar XRQ/B chromosome 9, HanXRQr2.0-SUNRISE, whole genome shotgun sequence, the following are encoded in one genomic region:
- the LOC110875016 gene encoding uncharacterized protein LOC110875016 has protein sequence MGDVKTTDAGSSSNPKQPTLHPVYTFTNIQNKVRVLDGTKVTYSSWVKLFQLHARGYKVTHHIDGTPPPAKTDPDYESWMEIDAIVLQWIYGTLSDDLLVQVLEPESTALEAWLRIKGLFTNNKGSRAATLEHQFINLTLKSMPSLDAYCQRLKEIANQLADVDQPVSNQRLILQLVRGLPSEFDTTASIINKEIPTWEEAISLLQSDQQRQEARDSLASSAASPSVMTMTDENRQQQPPNRRQQSRGGGGLLQGRWQRRWGFLQGSWWRFWSTTTAAQYQQQQQPFSNTATVWFMD, from the coding sequence ATGGGCGATGTCAAGACTACTGATGCAGGTTCATCTTCCAACCCCAAACAGCCTACGCTCCATCCTGTTTACACATTTACAAATATCCAGAACAAGGTGCGTGTTCTGGACGGTACCAAGGTCACCTATTCGTCTTGGGTGAAGCTTTTTCAACTCCATGCTCGTGGTTACAAAGTCACACACCACATAGACGGTACCCCTCCTCCTGCTAAAACTGATCCTGACTATGAGTCATGGATGGAGATCGATGCCATTGTTTTGCAATGGATATATGGAACCCTATCTGACGATCTTCTGGTTCAGGTCCTCGAACCTGAATCTACTGCTTTGGAGGCCTGGTTACGCATCAAAGGTCTGTTTACCAATAACAAAGGGTCTAGGGCAGCCACCCTAGAACATCAGTTTATCAATCTGACTCTGAAATCCATGCCATCTCTGGATGCCTATTGCCAACGGTTAAAGGAAATTGCTAATCAGTTAGCTGATGTTGACCAACCTGTCTCAAATCAGCGCCTCATCCTTCAACTTGTTCGAGGCCTCCCGTCTGAATTCGACACCACAGCAAGCATCATCAACAAAGAAATCCCCACGTGGGAAGAAGCGATCAGCTTGCTTCAATCAGACCAGCAGCGCCAAGAGGCTCGGGATTCTCTAGCCTCCTCTGCAGCCTCCCCTTCTGTCATGACTATGACCGATGAAAACCGACAACAACAGCCTCCTAATCGCCGACAGCAGTCTCGTGGTGGTGGGGGGCTCCTACAGGGGCGGTGGCAGAGGCGGTGGGGGTTCTTACAGGGGTCGTGGTGGCGATTCTGGTCAACCACAACAGCAGCGCAAtatcaacaacagcagcagccgtTCAGCAACACAGCAACAGTCTGGTTCATGGACTAA